In Streptomyces sp. NBC_00569, a single genomic region encodes these proteins:
- a CDS encoding flavin reductase family protein, which produces MGHAGMAATVVRYLRSVGAPTSAEPVDALPRPELRAVGEDERAPLDPGEFRRVLGHFATGVTVVTAPPPHPGAPPAGFACQSFSSLSLDPPLVAFMVARTSTTWPRIASAGVFCVNVLGADQGPLCRSFAVSGADKFAGVEHDAAPVTGSPRIAGAPAWVDCTIHAVHTGGDHLIVVGRVEALGTGDGEAPPLLFHKGAFGRFEH; this is translated from the coding sequence ATGGGACACGCAGGTATGGCAGCGACGGTGGTCAGGTACCTCCGGTCGGTCGGTGCGCCCACGTCGGCCGAGCCGGTGGACGCACTGCCCCGTCCGGAACTACGGGCCGTGGGCGAGGACGAGCGGGCGCCACTGGACCCCGGCGAGTTCCGCCGCGTCCTCGGGCACTTCGCCACCGGCGTCACCGTCGTCACGGCGCCGCCCCCGCACCCCGGCGCTCCCCCCGCGGGGTTCGCCTGCCAGTCCTTCTCCTCGCTCTCCCTGGACCCGCCGCTGGTGGCGTTCATGGTGGCCCGTACGTCCACGACCTGGCCGCGCATCGCGAGCGCCGGCGTCTTCTGCGTGAACGTACTGGGCGCGGACCAGGGGCCGCTGTGCCGGTCCTTCGCCGTGAGCGGCGCGGACAAGTTCGCGGGCGTCGAGCACGACGCGGCGCCCGTGACGGGCTCGCCGCGGATCGCGGGCGCGCCCGCGTGGGTCGACTGCACGATCCACGCCGTCCACACGGGCGGGGACCACCTCATCGTGGTGGGACGGGTGGAGGCGCTCGGGACGGGGGACGGCGAGGCGCCCCCGCTGCTGTTCCACAAGGGCGCGTTCGGCCGCTTCGAGCACTGA
- a CDS encoding Zn-dependent alcohol dehydrogenase: MRGVVFDGVRADVVDDLEVRDPGPGEVLVHVAAAGLCHSDLSVIDGTIPFPAPVVLGHEGAGVVEAVGSGVTHVSPGDHVALSTLANCGACADCDRGRPTMCRKAIGRPTQPFSRGGTPLHQFAANSSFAERTVVKAVQAVPIPAEIPLTSAALMGCGVLTGVGAVLNRARVDQGDTVVVIGTGGIGLNVLQGSRIAGASRIVAVDANPDKEAVARQFGATDFLTSADGVREVLPHGADHVFECVGRVELVRQAVDLLDRHGQAVLLGMPGADAEASFVVASLFLDKSILGCRYGSSRPQRDIRLYADLYRRGRLLLDELVTETYPVEDFAKAAEDAMQGRVARGVLVF, from the coding sequence ATGAGGGGTGTCGTGTTCGACGGGGTCCGGGCCGACGTGGTCGACGATCTCGAGGTGCGCGATCCGGGGCCGGGGGAGGTGCTCGTCCACGTCGCGGCCGCGGGGCTGTGCCACAGCGATCTGTCGGTCATCGACGGGACCATCCCGTTCCCGGCGCCGGTCGTGCTCGGGCACGAGGGCGCGGGGGTCGTGGAGGCCGTCGGCTCGGGTGTCACGCATGTGTCGCCCGGGGACCATGTGGCGCTGTCCACGCTCGCCAACTGCGGCGCCTGCGCGGACTGCGACCGGGGGCGGCCGACCATGTGCCGCAAGGCGATCGGGAGGCCCACGCAGCCGTTCTCGCGGGGCGGCACGCCGCTCCACCAGTTCGCCGCGAACTCCTCGTTCGCCGAACGGACCGTCGTGAAGGCCGTGCAGGCCGTGCCGATCCCCGCGGAGATCCCGCTGACGTCGGCCGCGCTCATGGGGTGCGGGGTGCTGACCGGTGTCGGGGCCGTCCTCAACCGGGCCCGCGTGGACCAGGGCGACACCGTCGTCGTCATCGGGACCGGCGGGATCGGCCTCAACGTGCTCCAGGGGTCCCGGATCGCGGGCGCTTCACGGATCGTCGCCGTCGACGCGAACCCCGACAAGGAGGCGGTGGCACGGCAGTTCGGCGCGACCGACTTCCTGACCTCGGCCGACGGGGTCAGGGAGGTTCTGCCGCACGGCGCCGACCACGTCTTCGAGTGCGTCGGCCGCGTCGAGCTGGTCCGGCAGGCCGTCGACCTCCTCGACCGGCACGGCCAGGCCGTGCTGCTCGGCATGCCGGGCGCCGACGCGGAGGCGTCCTTCGTCGTCGCCTCGCTCTTCCTCGACAAGTCCATCCTGGGCTGCCGCTACGGCTCCTCGCGGCCCCAGCGCGACATCAGGCTCTACGCCGATCTGTACCGCCGGGGCCGGCTGCTGCTCGACGAGCTGGTCACGGAGACGTACCCGGTCGAGGACTTCGCGAAGGCGGCGGAGGACGCCATGCAGGGGAGGGTGGCGCGGGGGGTGCTGGTGTTCTGA
- a CDS encoding GlxA family transcriptional regulator produces the protein MPETPAARVRRPHRVVVLALDGVLPFELGITQRIFTRAKDTGGRPLYEVVTCSVREPGPVETDADFAVLIRNGPEALATADTVVVPASYEHGPVLDEGVLTDELTAAFAQVRPGTRMVSICTGSYVLAAAGYLDGRPATTHWASAEHFQRLFPKIKVDADVLYIDDGDVLTSAGVAAGIDLCLHLVRRDHGAAVANEVARRTVVPPHRDGGQAQYIHRPVPEPQLATTTKARAWAQARLHEPLQLRDLAAQEAMSVRTFTRRFREEAGVSPGQWLTQQRVERARHLLESSDLSMDQVARESGFGTAQSMRQHLQAALGVTPTAYRRTFHATNPQDTDRTAQARSADAGAGRRV, from the coding sequence ATGCCCGAGACTCCCGCAGCCCGCGTCCGACGCCCCCACCGCGTGGTCGTCCTGGCCCTCGACGGCGTGCTCCCCTTCGAACTCGGCATCACCCAGCGCATCTTCACCCGCGCCAAGGACACCGGGGGCCGGCCGCTGTACGAGGTCGTGACGTGCTCGGTCAGGGAACCCGGCCCCGTGGAGACGGACGCCGACTTCGCCGTCCTGATCAGGAACGGCCCGGAGGCGCTCGCGACCGCGGACACGGTGGTCGTTCCCGCGTCGTACGAGCACGGACCCGTCCTCGACGAGGGCGTACTCACCGACGAGCTGACGGCGGCCTTCGCACAGGTCAGGCCCGGTACGCGGATGGTGTCGATCTGCACCGGCAGCTACGTCCTGGCCGCGGCGGGCTATCTGGACGGGCGCCCGGCGACCACGCACTGGGCGTCGGCGGAGCACTTCCAGCGGCTCTTCCCCAAGATCAAGGTCGACGCCGATGTCCTCTACATCGACGACGGGGACGTCCTGACGTCGGCCGGGGTCGCCGCGGGCATCGACCTCTGCCTGCACCTGGTCCGCCGCGACCACGGGGCGGCGGTGGCCAACGAGGTGGCCCGCCGCACCGTCGTCCCGCCCCACCGCGACGGCGGGCAGGCCCAGTACATCCACCGCCCCGTCCCCGAACCCCAGCTCGCGACCACGACCAAGGCCCGCGCCTGGGCCCAGGCCCGCCTCCACGAACCGCTCCAGCTGCGGGACCTGGCCGCCCAGGAGGCGATGTCGGTCCGCACCTTCACCCGCCGTTTCCGCGAGGAGGCCGGCGTCAGCCCGGGCCAGTGGCTCACCCAGCAGCGGGTGGAGCGGGCCAGGCACCTGCTGGAGTCCAGCGACCTGTCGATGGACCAGGTGGCGCGCGAGTCGGGCTTCGGCACGGCGCAGTCGATGAGGCAGCACCTCCAGGCGGCGCTGGGCGTGACCCCCACGGCCTACCGCCGCACGTTCCACGCCACGAACCCGCAGGACACGGACCGGACGGCGCAGGCGCGGTCAGCCGACGCAGGCGCGGGCCGGCGGGTGTAG
- a CDS encoding MFS transporter, whose protein sequence is MTPTTAAEGSPGAGASRPPRPRPRIHRAWFVAAVTFVTIIGAAAFRSLPGLLIDPLNEEFGWSRGTIGLAVSINLALYGLTAPFAAALMDRFGIRRVVAVALVVIAAGSGLTVWMDSAWQLLLCWGLLVGLGSGSMALAFAATVTNRWFTARRGLVTGILTAASASGQLIFLPLLSWIVEAHKWRPAAVTVALAALAVVPFVWLLLRDHPADVGTTPYGSEEFAEKPPPVTGAARRTVSVLFKAARTGPFWLLAGTFAICGASTNGLVQTHFVPAAHDHGMPITAAASLLAVVGVFDVVGTVASGWFTDRFDTRRLLAVYYALRGISLLFLPMLLAPSVHPPMIFFIVFYGLDWVATVPPTLALCREHYGEDSAIVFGWVLASHQVGAALVAFLGGVARDTFGSYDVVWYASGALCAAAALMALVIRRRHVDAGTGLVAELA, encoded by the coding sequence ATGACACCGACCACCGCGGCCGAGGGCTCGCCCGGCGCGGGCGCCTCCCGTCCGCCGCGCCCCCGTCCCCGTATCCACCGCGCCTGGTTCGTGGCCGCCGTCACCTTCGTGACGATCATCGGCGCCGCCGCCTTCCGGTCCCTGCCGGGGCTGCTGATCGACCCGCTGAACGAGGAGTTCGGCTGGTCCCGCGGCACCATCGGGCTCGCGGTCTCCATCAACCTCGCGCTGTACGGGCTGACCGCGCCCTTCGCCGCCGCCCTCATGGACCGGTTCGGCATCCGGCGCGTGGTCGCCGTCGCCCTGGTCGTCATCGCGGCCGGCTCCGGCCTGACCGTGTGGATGGACTCGGCGTGGCAGCTCCTGCTGTGCTGGGGCCTGCTCGTCGGGCTCGGCTCCGGCTCGATGGCCCTCGCGTTCGCCGCGACCGTCACCAACCGCTGGTTCACGGCCCGGCGCGGGCTCGTGACCGGCATCCTCACGGCCGCGTCCGCCTCGGGGCAGCTCATCTTCCTGCCGCTGCTCTCGTGGATCGTCGAGGCGCACAAGTGGCGGCCGGCGGCCGTGACGGTGGCGCTCGCCGCGCTCGCCGTCGTGCCGTTCGTGTGGCTGCTGCTGCGCGACCACCCGGCCGACGTGGGCACCACCCCGTACGGCTCCGAGGAGTTCGCCGAGAAGCCGCCGCCCGTCACCGGGGCCGCCCGCCGCACCGTGAGCGTGCTCTTCAAGGCTGCCCGCACAGGGCCCTTCTGGCTGCTCGCCGGGACCTTCGCGATCTGCGGCGCCTCCACGAACGGGCTCGTCCAGACGCACTTCGTGCCGGCCGCCCACGACCACGGGATGCCGATCACCGCGGCGGCCTCGCTGCTGGCCGTGGTGGGTGTCTTCGACGTCGTCGGAACGGTGGCGTCGGGCTGGTTCACCGACCGCTTCGACACGCGGCGGCTGCTCGCGGTGTACTACGCGCTGCGCGGGATCTCCCTGCTGTTTCTGCCCATGCTCCTCGCGCCGTCCGTCCACCCGCCGATGATCTTCTTCATCGTCTTCTACGGGCTCGACTGGGTCGCCACCGTGCCGCCCACCCTGGCCCTGTGCCGTGAGCACTACGGAGAGGACAGCGCGATCGTGTTCGGCTGGGTGCTCGCCTCGCACCAGGTGGGCGCCGCGCTCGTCGCGTTCCTGGGAGGCGTCGCCCGTGACACGTTCGGCTCGTACGACGTCGTCTGGTACGCGTCCGGCGCGCTGTGCGCCGCGGCGGCACTGATGGCGCTGGTCATCCGGCGTCGGCACGTCGATGCCGGTACGGGCCTGGTGGCGGAGCTCGCCTGA
- a CDS encoding enoyl-CoA hydratase/isomerase family protein encodes MSATIECTTADAVTWITLNRPEAMNALTWDQREEIIGILNSASADPDVRAVVITATGRGFCAGADLRGAPATGPRVPGDVARTIRLGAQRLIAAVMDCEKPVVAAVNGTAAGIGAHLAFACDLVLAAESARFIEVFARRGLVPDGAGAYLLPRLIGPQRAKELMFFGDALSSADAERLGLVNRTVPDGELRKTAQEWAARLACGPTRAIALTKQLVNASLESDRATAFAAEAAAQEINMTTADAQEGVASFQERRDPTYQGR; translated from the coding sequence ATGTCCGCCACCATCGAGTGCACGACCGCCGACGCCGTCACCTGGATCACGCTCAACCGCCCCGAGGCCATGAACGCGCTGACCTGGGACCAGCGCGAGGAGATCATCGGCATCCTGAACAGCGCCTCCGCGGACCCGGACGTGCGCGCCGTCGTCATCACGGCGACCGGCAGGGGCTTCTGCGCCGGCGCGGACCTGCGGGGCGCTCCGGCCACCGGGCCCCGCGTGCCCGGCGACGTCGCCCGCACGATCCGGCTCGGCGCGCAGCGCCTGATCGCGGCGGTCATGGACTGCGAGAAGCCGGTCGTCGCGGCGGTCAACGGGACGGCGGCCGGCATCGGCGCGCATCTGGCGTTCGCCTGCGATCTGGTGCTCGCGGCGGAGTCGGCCCGGTTCATCGAGGTCTTCGCGCGCCGCGGCCTGGTCCCGGACGGGGCCGGCGCCTATCTGCTGCCGCGCCTGATCGGGCCGCAGCGGGCCAAGGAACTGATGTTCTTCGGCGATGCGCTCTCCTCGGCGGACGCGGAACGCCTGGGCCTGGTCAACCGCACGGTCCCGGACGGGGAGCTGCGCAAGACGGCCCAGGAGTGGGCGGCGCGCCTGGCGTGCGGTCCGACCCGGGCCATCGCCCTGACCAAGCAGCTGGTCAACGCCTCCCTGGAGTCGGACCGCGCGACGGCGTTCGCGGCGGAGGCGGCGGCGCAGGAGATCAACATGACGACGGCGGACGCGCAGGAGGGCGTCGCCTCCTTCCAGGAGCGGCGCGACCCGACGTACCAGGGCCGGTAG
- a CDS encoding acetate--CoA ligase family protein yields MLGSTYGTLTTDPRRARTIACGEQPAPAVHGRADDLDVSGRPLHREVPDLDRFFRPESIAVIGASDAEGRPNTGITRQLIAWAERVGARLHPVHPTRESVFGIPCSPGVSALPEPVDLAVLLISDPLPVIEELAQAKVKFAVAFASGFAETGEEGAAAQSSLSAAVSRSGMRLLGPNTNLNAFSEFRDDLEGPAIALITQSGHQGRPLYTMQELGVRLSHWAPTGNEADLETADFISYFAEQPEVGAIACYVEGLKDGRGFLLAADRAARRGVPVVAVKVGRTETGARMAASHTGKLTGADTVVDAAMRQFGVIRVDGLDELQDTAALLARARPPRADGVAVYSISGGTGAHFADLATRAGLTLPSLSEAKQQELHQWIPEYLNVANPIDNGGHPVGDWRGPKIIESILQDPSIGVLICPITGPFPPMSDKLARDLAEAAERTDKLICVVWGSPLGTEDAYRETLLGSSRLATFRTFGNCITAVRAYLDHHRFTAAYRSPFTDAPRTPSPSFRKAQALMRPGRQLSEHAAKQLLRAYGIRVPREQLVTSAAAAVRAAGQVGYPVVMKASGARLAHKSDLGLVKVGLTSASQVRDAYRELTDIARYEGLDLDGVLVCQMVERGVEMVVGVTQDDLFGPTVTVGLGGVLVEVLRDTAVRVPPFAEDQARAMLDELRGRPLLDGMRGAPPVDLDALVEVVLRVQRMALELGDELAELDINPLMVLPRGQGAVALDALAVCH; encoded by the coding sequence ATGCTTGGATCGACATACGGCACCCTGACCACCGACCCCCGCCGGGCCCGCACGATCGCCTGCGGAGAGCAGCCGGCACCTGCCGTGCACGGCAGGGCGGACGACCTGGACGTGAGCGGCAGGCCACTGCACCGCGAGGTGCCCGACCTGGACCGATTCTTCCGGCCCGAATCGATCGCGGTCATCGGCGCGTCCGACGCCGAGGGCCGCCCGAACACGGGCATCACGCGCCAGCTGATCGCGTGGGCGGAGCGCGTGGGCGCCCGCCTCCACCCCGTGCACCCCACCCGCGAGAGCGTCTTCGGCATCCCGTGCTCGCCGGGCGTCTCCGCATTGCCCGAACCCGTCGACCTCGCCGTACTCCTCATCTCGGACCCCCTGCCGGTCATCGAGGAACTGGCCCAGGCCAAGGTGAAGTTCGCGGTGGCGTTCGCGTCGGGCTTCGCGGAGACCGGCGAGGAAGGGGCGGCCGCGCAGTCGTCCCTGTCCGCGGCGGTCAGCCGCTCGGGCATGCGGCTGCTGGGCCCGAACACGAACCTGAACGCGTTCTCCGAGTTCCGCGACGACCTCGAAGGACCGGCGATCGCCCTCATCACGCAGTCGGGCCACCAGGGCCGACCCCTCTACACGATGCAGGAGCTGGGCGTACGGCTCTCGCACTGGGCGCCCACGGGCAACGAGGCGGACCTGGAGACGGCGGACTTCATCTCGTACTTCGCGGAGCAGCCCGAGGTCGGGGCGATCGCGTGTTACGTGGAGGGACTGAAGGACGGCCGCGGATTCCTCCTCGCGGCGGACCGCGCGGCGCGACGCGGCGTGCCCGTCGTGGCCGTCAAGGTCGGCCGGACCGAGACGGGCGCCCGGATGGCGGCCTCGCACACCGGCAAGCTGACCGGCGCGGACACGGTGGTGGACGCGGCGATGCGGCAGTTCGGCGTGATCAGGGTCGACGGACTCGACGAGCTCCAGGACACCGCGGCCCTGCTGGCGCGGGCCCGGCCCCCGCGGGCGGACGGCGTGGCGGTCTACTCGATATCAGGCGGCACCGGCGCCCACTTCGCCGACCTGGCCACCCGCGCGGGCCTCACCCTGCCCTCGCTGTCCGAGGCGAAGCAGCAGGAGCTGCACCAGTGGATCCCGGAGTACCTCAACGTCGCGAACCCGATCGACAACGGCGGCCACCCGGTGGGTGACTGGCGCGGCCCCAAGATCATCGAGTCGATCCTCCAGGACCCGTCCATAGGCGTCCTGATCTGCCCGATCACCGGCCCGTTCCCGCCGATGAGCGACAAGCTGGCCCGGGACCTGGCGGAGGCGGCGGAGCGCACGGACAAGCTGATCTGTGTCGTCTGGGGCTCGCCCCTCGGCACCGAGGACGCCTACCGCGAGACGCTCCTCGGCTCCTCGCGCCTCGCGACGTTCCGCACGTTCGGGAACTGCATCACGGCCGTCCGCGCCTATCTGGACCACCACCGGTTCACCGCCGCCTACCGCTCCCCGTTCACCGACGCGCCCCGCACGCCCTCCCCCTCCTTCCGCAAGGCGCAGGCCCTGATGCGTCCGGGCCGCCAACTCAGCGAGCACGCCGCGAAGCAGCTCCTGCGCGCGTACGGCATCCGCGTACCGCGCGAGCAGCTCGTGACCAGCGCCGCGGCGGCGGTGCGGGCGGCCGGGCAGGTCGGCTACCCCGTCGTCATGAAGGCGTCCGGCGCGCGGCTGGCCCACAAGTCCGACCTGGGCCTGGTCAAGGTCGGCCTGACCTCGGCCAGCCAGGTCAGGGACGCCTACCGCGAACTCACCGACATCGCCCGCTACGAGGGCCTCGACCTGGACGGCGTCCTGGTCTGCCAGATGGTCGAGCGGGGCGTCGAGATGGTCGTCGGGGTCACCCAGGACGACCTGTTCGGCCCGACGGTGACGGTGGGCCTGGGCGGCGTACTCGTGGAGGTGCTGCGGGACACGGCGGTGAGGGTGCCGCCGTTCGCGGAGGACCAGGCGCGGGCGATGCTCGACGAACTACGGGGCAGGCCCCTCCTGGACGGGATGCGGGGAGCGCCGCCCGTGGACCTGGACGCGCTGGTGGAGGTCGTCCTGCGGGTTCAGCGCATGGCCCTCGAACTGGGCGACGAGCTCGCCGAGCTGGACATCAACCCGCTCATGGTGCTCCCCCGGGGCCAGGGCGCCGTGGCGCTCGACGCGCTCGCCGTCTGCCACTGA